Proteins from a genomic interval of Zingiber officinale cultivar Zhangliang chromosome 2A, Zo_v1.1, whole genome shotgun sequence:
- the LOC122044360 gene encoding uncharacterized protein LOC122044360 produces MFRRLCASIHRRLQVTTTLGHRRITAPSRQHFLGFGKPYSASSVGADDPSSLTASSLMRSCGISDRAALSISKKVQLDTLDKALSVLTLLKDYGFDEAHLVRLVDRLPGVLVMDVEKTLKPKLELFRGISLVGTALPEILSAWPVLLRRSLEKRLLPNAELLKSILITNANLVNAIKNSPWLMALDIRTKALPKVDALRAHGVPDDVICVLLTRYGDALVTDTNRFNEAFDKIKKMGICPKKTTFARALGMLAILPQKKWEERLEALMGLGWSQDNVLEAFSKQPHIVWISTEKTRKIVEFLEEKLGWTPEHTVKYPVVLLMSLEKRLLPRCAVLSILMHKGLIKPGFTGYHFLMSSKNFQMEFVTKFQEKAPEIVEVIKRVKS; encoded by the coding sequence ATGTTTCGACGTCTCTGCGCCTCCATCCACCGTCGACTTCAAGTGACTACCACTCTCGGCCATCGTCGGATCACCGCCCCCTCCCGCCAACACTTTCTGGGATTCGGCAAACCCTATTCTGCTTCCTCCGTCGGCGCCGACGATCCCTCATCCCTGACCGCTTCTTCCCTCATGAGATCGTGCGGGATCTCCGACCGTGCCGCCCTCTCCATCTCCAAGAAAGTCCAGCTCGACACCCTCGACAAAGCGCTCTCGGTTCTCACCCTCCTCAAGGACTACGGCTTCGACGAAGCCCATCTCGTCCGCCTCGTCGACCGCCTTCCCGGTGTTCTCGTGATGGACGTCGAGAAGACCTTGAAGCCAAAGCTGGAGCTTTTCCGCGGGATCAGCCTCGTCGGAACCGCCCTCCCGGAGATCCTGTCAGCTTGGCCCGTTCTGCTCAGACGCAGCTTAGAGAAGCGATTGCTCCCCAACGCTGAGCTCCTCAAATCAATTTTGATAACGAATGCGAACCTTGTGAATGCCATAAAGAACTCACCTTGGTTGATGGCCTTAGACATCAGAACCAAAGCGCTTCCCAAGGTCGATGCTCTGCGCGCACACGGCGTGCCCGATGATGTAATCTGTGTGCTTTTGACCCGTTACGGTGACGCTTTGGTGACAGATACAAATCGATTCAATGAGGCCTTTGACAAGATCAAGAAGATGGGAATCTGTCCGAAGAAAACTACTTTCGCCCGTGCACTCGGGATGCTTGCTATCTTGCCCCAGAAGAAGTGGGAGGAGAGACTGGAGGCCTTGATGGGATTGGGATGGTCACAGGATAATGTATTGGAGGCCTTCTCAAAACAGCCTCATATTGTGTGGATATCGACTGAGAAGACAAGGAAGATTGTGGAGTTTCTGGAAGAGAAGCTGGGATGGACACCGGAGCACACTGTAAAGTATCCGGTTGTTCTGTTGATGAGCCTGGAGAAGAGGTTGTTGCCCAGGTGTGCCGTCCTGAGCATTCTCATGCACAAGGGATTAATCAAGCCTGGCTTCACAGGGTATCATTTTCTGATGTCGAGCAAGAACTTCCAGATGGAATTTGTGACCAAGTTTCAAGAGAAAGCTCCAGAAATAGTCGAAGTTATTAAAAGAGTGAAATCCTGA